The Cyanobacteriota bacterium DNA window TACTCGAACTGACTCACTCAAAACCGTGCCCTGCAAACTCAAGACAGCCACCTCAGTCGTGCCGCCACCAATATCGATAATCATGTTGCCAGTTGGCTCTGCGACCGGCAAACCAGCACCGATCGCCGCCGCTACAGGTTCATCAATCAACTTAACGTCACGGGCACCTGCTTCCTTGGCAGCTTCCTCAACCGCCCGTCGCTCTACACCAGTTACACCACTGGGAATGCCAATCACAATCAGCGGCGACACCAACGTTCTTCCCTCGTGCACACGGTTAATGAAGTGCTTTAACATAAGCTCAGCCATGTCAAAGTCTGCAATCACCCCATCTCGTAGAGGTCGCTTTGCCACCACGTTATCAGGTGTGCGTCCTAGCATTCGCTTAGCTTCTTCACCAAACGCCAGAGGAATGCCCCTATCTTCATCCATGGCAACCACAGATGGCTCTTGCAGCACAATCCCCTTGCCTGATACATACACCAAGGTATTGGCAGTACCAAGGTCAATACCCATGTCCCTTGAAAGTGAAAAGCGGTTCAAGAAACCCACAAATCTCTCCGTCTCTTTAGCTCTCAACAAAAACTACTTTACAGATCCAAGTAAACAGATCCAAGCAAACCTTCTAACCTGATGCCGCAACTTTATCATGCCGGAACAGATTTTATTACGTTTTTGTAAAGGAATCTAGGCATTCGTATGGACTTTGCTTGAGATATGCCTGATAGAATGTCGAGAAAGTCGGGGGTTAGAGTTCCCGTAGGTCAACCAAAGTCAAAAGTTCGTCTACGTCAACAACTTATAAGTTTGTTCTAACGTTGACTAATCCAGCAGTAAATTTATCTAGCAACAGATATGAGCCTCAACATTGTAAACCTTGTGGGTCGGGTAGGTATTGATCCG harbors:
- a CDS encoding rod shape-determining protein is translated as MGIDLGTANTLVYVSGKGIVLQEPSVVAMDEDRGIPLAFGEEAKRMLGRTPDNVVAKRPLRDGVIADFDMAELMLKHFINRVHEGRTLVSPLIVIGIPSGVTGVERRAVEEAAKEAGARDVKLIDEPVAAAIGAGLPVAEPTGNMIIDIGGGTTEVAVLSLQGTVLSESVRVAGDELSESIIQYMKKVHNLVIGERTAEEIKIKIGSAYSSQNVDQNTMEVRGLHLLSGLPRTITVKGPEIRESMAEPLSVIVEAVKRTLERTPPELAADIIDRGIMLAGGGALLTGLDTLISHETGIVTHVAADPLSCVVLGTGKVLENLKQLQRVFSRSRHS